In the genome of Cervus elaphus chromosome 5, mCerEla1.1, whole genome shotgun sequence, the window GTTCTATGTCTATGACCACTGACCTACAGCGCTAAAACCAGCCAGACGCCCTGCCCCAGGCACCGGAGCCCCCGGCAGAGCAGCTGGTGCCCACAGCCTCCACCTGTGTGTGCGGAGCCCCAGCTGGCGGGCGGCGAGGGAGCCTCCCCGGGAGGATGAGGGCCGCTCACTGGAGGATGAAGCCGGGCTGGTGTGGGGGCAGCCGGGGCGGGGGTCTCTGGGGCAGCGCTGGCGGGTACGGTGGCGACACAAACTGCTGCGCGGAGAAGCCCTGCTGGGCGGGGAGGCCCCCTCGGGGGGGCAGGGGCGGGCACTGCACGGCCGGGTACGGGAGGGCCTGTCCTGAGCCCATGGCGGCGGTGAACGGCGTGGCTAAGCGTCCTGCAGGcgctgggggcggtgggggcgggaTGCGCCGAGGCACCACGGAGGGGGGCCCGCTGGCCTCCGGGATGGGGTAGGGCAGGGGGGCGGCAGGGGCCGGCTCAGGCACCCTGGGTGGCAGCGGGGTGGGCGCGGGGGCCTGCGGCAGTCTCTGCCCCTTcagcaccatctcctggagcttctcGATTTTGACCCTTCGCATGTGGGCCAGTTTCCGCTTGCTCTGATAGACGTCGATGAAGGAGTCCAGAGGGAGTTCTCCATCGAGAAACTTCTCAGCCATGTTCTGAAGGAGCAGGAGAAACTCAGTCACGGGCTGGGAGGGTCAGCCGTTAGGGGAGGAAGACCCCCTCACCGACCAGGGCAAGGGGAGACGTGGCCAGCTTCCTCCCGACACCCACCCCTTCCTCGCTGCAGACCGTGGCCCACCCAGGACAGGGGCCAAGAAGAGAGGAAGGCCGGCCCTGTCCGCCTCCCGAACCACAAACTGGGCGGGCAGCAGGCCCTGCGAGAGCTGGCCTTCCAGCAACGGGGCCCGAGACCCCCCGTTTCCTTCCCTCCACTGGCTGCGACCTCACACGCTCGCCCCGCGCAGGCCGGGGGGACAGGAAGCTGCTCGTGCCCACGAGGACCGCCCCGCCCAGCGGGCCGTCGGGCCACACGGCCGAGTTTGGCACCGTGCTGCCTGCCCAAGTGTGCCACAGCGGCTCAACTTTTGACCCCGATTCGTTTCCTTATCACTGAGCAAGGCTCCAGCCTCAGGTGCTCGGCGGGCCATGCCCACAGGCTCCGCCCAGCCAGCTGACTCGGACAGATGGTAACTCAGCCGCCGGCACCCACAGGACAGGTGCGGAGTCACAGGAAGACCTGGGCGCCCCGCGGCTCCCCCGGACCCCTGCCCAGCGCGCTCCTCAGCCCACAGGCCCGCCCGCCCCAACCTGGGGTGTCCCCCGGGGCTGCCAGAGTTACCTCGGTGTCTTCCTCAATCTTGGCCCCTTCCGCCTGCAGGAGCGCTAAGAGGGTCTCCAAGGAAGCGCTGCTGGACTGTTTATCTGGAAGAAGCGGGAGGCACGATGCAGTCAGGGGGCACCGGCAGCCCCTCAGAGATCATGTCGGCCCCCAGCCCCTCGGAGCGACACGCCCCACACCCCACGCCCCCTCAAAGAAAGAGTGCACTTGAGCTGGAAAGGTGACAGGAGAAGCTCACCGAGTGAGCGGACTTTCCAGGAAGCAGAAGGGAAGGTGGGAACATGCAGGAGGGGGAGGAGTGCCCGtggcggggcggcggggcggccTGTGCCCGAGGGAGAGCGTGTCACCACCCGCCCCACCACACGGGGCGGCTGCTGCACACCTGACCTGAGCCTGCCACCACCCCGTCACTTCCCTGGGATTTCTGAAGGACAGTTCACATAAATACCTAAAGCAGACACGtcttcagtgtgtgtgtataaacccCCCACCTCAACCCAGACCGAGACAGAACGTTTGCAGAGGCTCCAGCCCCGCTCCCGAGGTGCTGACGTCCGCTCTCCAGGAACGCTGCCTGGTTCTGAGCTTCACCCAAGTGGCCTCACAGAGGGCGCTCCGTGCTGGCCTCTCTTGCTCAACACGTCTCTGAGACCATCCGTGCGGCGGCACAAACGGGCAGCTCGTGCCTTTCAACGCTGCCTGGCGCGGAAAGCTGCGTGCCGCGACTTACCCATCAGTCCAGAGACGGGTGTTTAGATTGCTTCCAAATTTAGCTCTTACAAATAAAGCTACAACGAGCACTCGTGCGTGTATCTCTTGGTACACGAACGTCCGCTTGTGGGGGAGACGCCCGCCAGCGGGACTGCGGAATCAGAGCACGCGCGGCTCCACCGCAAAGGTGCTGACAAGCAGCATCTCCAGTTCTCACTCCTCCCAGCACCGCAAGAGCCCCGCGTGCCCGCCAGCACCGTCATTACCAGTCTTTCCACCTGTACTCAGTCTGGTCAGGCCTGTTACAGTACACGTTTTTTACAGTTACAGACATACACGGATCACCGTGTCGGATGGCCCTGAAGTGTCACTGGAGAGGGATTTTTTTAGCCTTCTCTCTCATGCCACGCTGCATGATACGTGAAgtcttagttccctggtcaggacCTGAACCCAGGGCCATGGCAGtggaagcaccaagtcctaaccactgggcccccagggaagtccttttttaaCCTTCTATGAATCTCAGGGTTTCCTTGAAAGCTACTCAGGCCTCAATGCTAGTCAATTCCTATGTCGCTCTTCATAATGGCTGCAAATTTAAGTGTGACATTAAAATAAAGTATCCCAGTGAGGAATCTCTTTCAGCGTTAACTGTGAGGGCCAAACCTCACAGGATAAAACATTAGTTGTATTATCGTAATTCAGaatattgccttttttttcctaTGCTGTTTGGAAAAGGTGGAGTCTTGTTGAAAAGGCAATCAAGTCTCTTTCTCTAAACTGGTGACACAATCCTATATACAGATGGTTTCTTGGCAGCAGTGATCACTGTCTTAATCTGAAACTGTTCCCTAAATAACATTTCTTTCCTGTTTAGTGCAACAGCTTGAAAACGCACCCTTCCATCGGCTCCTTATTTTTGAAAGATCACCCTAAAAGAGTTACCTAGCTTGGTCTTCTTTATCTGATAGGCTTCAAAGAGCACCTGGAGTTCTTGGTATTTCTGGGTCAAATGAGCCTTCCGCGAGTCCAGCTGGGGCTGGTAGAGGAGGTTTCCTTCTGCCAGGCTCCGGTTGCTGGCCAGCGTCATCTCCTTGTTGAGCTGAACATTCTGTGTCTGAAAGGACCATACAGGGTGATGAGAAGCAGCGTGTTAACCCCCGAGCACCATCCCCAGGGCCACGGCACCAAGAGCTTATGTTTGGCTGGGCGGCTGCTCCCAGCCCAGCTCCAGCCCTAACCTTGGACACTGCTGTCCATTCTTAAAGAGCAAGgccatttcctctccctctccctctggctGGGCTTTGACCTGGGGCCTGTGAGGCTTTCGTGCCCGGAGCTTCGCTGTGACCAGAATTCCTTACTGCTGCCACTGTGCTCTTAGAAGTGACTGGCTCTAAACATTCGGAGCTAGGCTTTTCCTAAACAAATTGCTGCTGCCCCAGAGAAGTGAAAGAATCACTTCTTCTCAGAGGAGGGCCAGTTGGCATGGTGTCAATTCAGGCTTAGTCACCAGGATCTGAGATCAAACATGAAAGCCCGAGATCCTGGGAAGGAGCCTGCTCAGGGGCGCTGTTTTACTCCGTCCTGTGCCCACCTCGGGCTCTGCATCTGAGCAGAGGCCCAGCTCCTGGTCACCTGTCCATCAGTGCCACCGGCCCAAAGACGGAGGCGGCGGATTTATCTGCCAACAGGGGTTCTGGGCATGCAGGGGGTGACAGGTTGTGTGGGGGTGGAGAAGCCCACCTGGACCTCAGTGAGAGGGGTAGTGGGGAGGTCTGAGAAAAGGTGCGGAAGTCCTAAAGAAACAGAATCGAAAAGTACACctgaataaaaaagcaaaaacaccgCGTCGTGCGTCTAGTTCAGTTCCCTTTCCCCTCGCTGGCTGGTGGGCGGGGCCCTCCACGGCCCGCAGCCCCCTCATTCCCTGGATGTGAAGACTCCTTTGCCCCGGCCTCGCTCAGAAACGCTCCTTCAGCCCCACACCAGCCATCCCGCCGTCCACCCTGTAGTAATACTGCCTACACCCcatcctaccccaccccacccaggctaTTTTCGTTGCTACTTCCTTCCTCCTGCTTCTCTGACTGTCGATTCCTGGCCTCGTTGCCTCGGCTCTGACCCTCCCCGTCCAGCCATACCGTTTGGTGCTTGTGTAGAGTtcccagtgcacacacacacacacgtgtgagaACAAAGAAAGATCGTGGGAGGCCCTGACtactgaggggtgggggtggggacgacCCTCTcagtcagtccagtcgctcagtcgtgtccgactctttgcgaccccatggactgcagcacgccaggcttccctgtccatcaccaactcctggagtttactcaaactcatgtcaatcaagtcggtgataacatccaaccatctcattctctgtcatccctttctcctcctgtcttcaatctttcccagcattttccCCAGATTCTCTCCTTTGCAGACACCTAATCTGCATCTCCCCACCtggatcacttcatggcaaatagatggggaaaaaatggaaacagggacagactttatttccttgggatccaaaatcactgcagatggtcttcagccatgaaattaaaacacgcttgctccttggaagaaaggctatgacaaacctagacagcatattaaaaagcagagacattactgacaaaggtccctacagtcaaagctatggtttttccatgtgtggatgtgagagttgggctataaagaaagctaagctgctgaagaattgatgcttttgaactgtggtgttggagaagactcttgagggtcccttggactgcaaggaggtccaaccagtccatcctaaaggaaatcagtcctgaatattcattggaaggactgatgctgaaactccaatactctgaccgcCTGATGAGAAGacgtgactcattggaaaagaccctgatgctgggaaagactgaaggagggaagagaaggggatgacagaggatgaggtggtcggatggcatcaccgacttgatggacaagagtttgagcaagctccgggagttggtgatggacagggaagcctggcgtgctgcagtccatggtgttggcaaagagtcggacacgactgagtgactgaactgactgactgatccaCTTGGATGACAGGGCAGGGCCCTCAAGATTAGGCTcaatttaaagaagaatttaatttaaaatagaaaattaagcCTATAGCTTAATATAGTTGAACACTATAAATCTGTGCAGTAGAAACACtctcttttgctgttgtttttagcCAGCAAAGAAAACGGGGGCTGGAAAGACCTTCcagaggactgggggaaacagagactccagtcttgaatggcacaaacaaaattttgccCGTatcaagacccagaggaaaggagcagtgacccctacaggagatcaaaccaaaactacctgctagagTTGGAGGGCcccctgtggaggtgtgggtcagcaggggctcacacagggatgggggcactggaaggtcccccttggcatAAACCTTCTTGGAGTTCACCAGTAACCCTACCATGAAGCCtgtagaccccagggctgggtgcttcaggccaaacaactagCAGGGAGGGAAGGCAGCCACATCCATCAGCAGAAAATCGGATTAAAGCTTtgctgagcaaggccctgcccaccagagcaagacccagtttttcccatcaccagtccctcccatcaaaaagcctcttagcctcattcatcacagggcagacagaagaagcaagaaaaaacacAGTCTCACAGCGGCTAAAACAAGCCCTATTATAGAAAGTTAATCacgatgaaaaagcagaaagtgatgtctgagatgaagggacaagataaaatctcagaaaaacaactaaatgaggtggagataggcaaccttccagaaaaagaattcagaataatgacagtgatgatccaggatctcaagaaaagaatggaggcaaatattgagaagatgcaagaaatgttgaCCAAAGACCTGCAAGTTTAAAGAACAAACAgctgaataatacactagaaggaatcaacagcataataactgaggcagaagaatggataaatgacctggaggacagaagcatggaaatcactgccacagatgagaatatagaaaaaagaatgaaaagaaatgaagacagtctaaGAAACCTCTGGGACGTTAAATGCATCGACATTCGCACTATGGGGGTCccggaaggagaagaggaagagaaagagaaaggagctgAGAAAATACTTGGAagagataacagctgaaaactttcTGAACATGGGAAAGGATTTCCTCAACCAAGTCCAGGAGGTacagagagtcccaggaaggataaacccaagaaggaacacactgagacatatggtaataaaactgacaaaaattaaaagacagagataaaatattaaaagcaacaagggaaaaatgacaaataacatacaagggaactcccataaggccatcagctgacttttcaacagaaactacaagccagaagggaatggcatgatatatttaaagtaatgaaagggaaaagcctacaaccaagaatactcttaCCCAGCGAGACTTGCATTCAGATTtgatagagaaatcaaaagctttccagatgagcaaaagttaaaagagaattcagcaccaccaaaccagctttacaacaaatgctaaaggaacttctctaggcaagaaacacaagagaaggcaaAGACCTacccaaaataaacccaaaacaattaagaaaatggtaataggatcatacatattgataattaccttaaatgtaaatagactaaatacaccaaccaaaagacatagactgctgggtggatgaaaacatgtgcatgttaTGCACTTCTACTTACCACATCACTGCCTGACCCCACaaattgtatataattattttatattgttaatcatgttcccattatggcttgcaattgtaattatcttttattttttgtctggctattgattgtgaaaactgataaatctcttttactattgtgattatgtaactattactcacttaataccattgtatcatgactggtcaacagaaaaataacagaactcTATATATCACCAAGgaataccctggtggctcagaggataaagagcctgcaatgcgggagaaccaggttcaatccctgggtcgggaagattcctggagaaggaaatggcaacccattccattattcttgtctggaaaatcccatggacggagaagcctggcaggctacagtccatggggttgcaaagaatcagacacaactgaagtaacttcacttcacatatatcaccaaaactaggatccaacagaaaaacctgtaatcactttttgaaatccagatgcatatcagaatcatcttgaaattttctggaaaattcaAATACTcagatattgctttttttttcttcttcagagctccagatatgtttctaatgagcagtcatgtttaaaaacaaccagattgtatgatgatcttttacttttatctagtttgtttcactttttccatttcatattcagtgctcccatttcacttagtttatgttctccaatttctccatctctctttttctgatgttctttcttaagcctttatcaagtgcagtagaaaagcttttgtatacatataaatatgtataatatatatattttagaaaacttgtgaatttttgcctaactaaaaaaattatgacattttgattccacttgtttgacttagtatgactAGACTGCTAGATTTCTGATTAAAAaacagatatgcaacaagcaacaaaggtttactgtccaacacagggaactacagtcaatatcttgtaataacctctgatagaaaataattccaaaaataatgtatgtgtatttatataactgaatcaccttccGTGCACCTGAACCATTGTAAGcaaactatactttaataaaataattttttaaagaacaaaacaaaaataaaccactgTACACCCTGGAAAACAGCTCAGAAACTCCTTTTAAACAAAACAGGCAACTACCATACCATCCAGAAGTTGTGTGCTTTGGCATTTATTCCAGAAAGGTGAAAGTTTATGTTCCCAAAAAAACCCTGTACATCAATGTCCAGAATGGCCTGCTATGTAATCAAAACCTGATGCCACCCAGGTGTCCTTCAGCAGGTGAGGGGATTCGTCACAGCGCGCCACCCACAGCTCAGCAGGGCGCAGCCTGGGAAGGACAAGCTGCTGAGACACGCGGACACCTGGGTGAAGACCCAGGAGACTCGGCCGAGCAGGGGGAAATAAACGACGACTCACGGGGCACAGACTCCGTGATTCGGTATATACAACATTTCTTGAAATGACAGAACTACAGAAATGGAGACGGATTCACGGCTGGGGGGAGGGACGTGGCTGTCAGAGGCAGCAGCAAGCTCCTCATCGCCGTGGTTCCCTGCTGTTATGGGCATCAAGTCTGGTTGGTTGTCACTGGGGGAACCTGGGTGAAAGGGTACACGGGATCGCTgtgttatttcttacaactgcatgtgaatctacaatcACCTCTAAATTtgaagtgtgaaagtgaagttgttcagttgtgtccaactctttgcgaccccatggactgtagcctactaggctcttccgaccatgggattttccaggcaagaatactggagtgggttgccattcccttcttcaggagatcttcctgacccagggattgaacccaggtctcccgcattgtaagcagatgcttcactgtctgagccaccagggaagcccaaatttaacGTTTAgttataagtaaataaacaaactgctgaggggcttccctagtggtccagacTAAGAATCCGCCggccagtgcaagggacacaggttcaatccctggtccaggaagaccccacatgctgccaagcaaccaagcctgtgtgccccaactactgagcccgagctccAGAG includes:
- the VPS37B gene encoding vacuolar protein sorting-associated protein 37B encodes the protein MAGAASEARFAGLSLVQLNELLEDEGQLTEMVQKMEETQNVQLNKEMTLASNRSLAEGNLLYQPQLDSRKAHLTQKYQELQVLFEAYQIKKTKLDKQSSSASLETLLALLQAEGAKIEEDTENMAEKFLDGELPLDSFIDVYQSKRKLAHMRRVKIEKLQEMVLKGQRLPQAPAPTPLPPRVPEPAPAAPLPYPIPEASGPPSVVPRRIPPPPPPAPAGRLATPFTAAMGSGQALPYPAVQCPPLPPRGGLPAQQGFSAQQFVSPPYPPALPQRPPPRLPPHQPGFILQ